The following proteins come from a genomic window of Brevibacillus antibioticus:
- a CDS encoding LCP family protein codes for MFIWTFFKRHGKQIAFHTFSCLAIGALLVVAYSAYQYKQMTNQWYAPIDGAKGSAKQAAASLPPRDLLTGTEPLKPFVALLLGVDSRDGESARSDTMMLAAIHPGKQSVYLLAIPRDSYMELSGKGYDKVNHAMAFGGPQMVKESLEKFLQIKIDRYISVDFDGFRQIVDELGGVTVDVKKRMKYSDPSDDTYIDIQPGLQTLSGEQALDYARYRKSDLGKEDSDYMRIGRQQEILKALASKGTSLQVYTKAFSLMEILGQHVKTDLTEQEIASLLLSYGDGTPNSIQADTLVGQDERIWHNGIVGWYHLVPTAERERARQQINKEVAP; via the coding sequence ATGTTTATATGGACATTTTTCAAGCGACATGGAAAACAGATTGCGTTTCATACCTTTTCCTGTTTGGCGATCGGGGCGTTGCTGGTGGTTGCCTACAGTGCCTATCAATACAAGCAAATGACAAATCAGTGGTATGCTCCGATTGATGGAGCCAAAGGGAGCGCAAAACAGGCAGCTGCATCCCTTCCTCCTCGTGATCTTTTGACAGGAACAGAACCATTGAAGCCGTTCGTCGCTCTGCTTCTTGGTGTGGATAGTCGAGACGGGGAAAGTGCTCGTTCAGATACAATGATGCTTGCGGCGATTCATCCCGGGAAGCAATCCGTCTACCTTTTGGCGATTCCGCGTGACAGCTACATGGAGCTGTCGGGAAAAGGATACGATAAAGTGAACCATGCGATGGCTTTTGGTGGTCCGCAGATGGTAAAAGAATCGCTGGAAAAATTTTTGCAAATAAAAATTGATCGGTATATCTCTGTAGATTTCGATGGCTTCCGTCAAATTGTAGACGAGCTGGGCGGTGTCACTGTCGATGTGAAGAAACGTATGAAGTACAGCGATCCGAGCGACGACACATATATTGACATTCAGCCAGGGCTACAGACTTTATCGGGTGAACAGGCATTGGATTACGCCCGCTACCGCAAAAGTGATCTAGGCAAGGAAGACAGTGATTACATGCGGATTGGCCGACAGCAGGAGATTCTCAAAGCGTTGGCTTCTAAAGGCACCTCGCTTCAAGTGTATACCAAGGCATTTTCACTCATGGAAATACTGGGTCAGCATGTGAAAACGGACCTCACTGAGCAGGAAATCGCCTCTCTGTTATTGTCTTATGGCGATGGCACCCCGAACTCCATTCAAGCTGATACACTGGTCGGGCAGGATGAGCGTATTTGGCATAATGGAATCGTGGGCTGGTATCATCTCGTCCCCACAGCTGAACGAGAAAGAGCACGCCAGCAAATTAATAAGGAAGTAGCACCGTAA
- a CDS encoding AMP-binding protein: MSNAKPWIANYPPETAPSLDYPRVPLTQFLEQSAAMYPDSNAIYFMGKSITYRELLQLSYQFANALIKRGVKKGDRVAIMLPNTPQAVISYYGALFAGAIVVMTNPLYTERELIHQMNDSGAETIITLDLLYKRVTQVRASTSLQRIIITSIGDFLPLLKKWLYPFVQKKQGQNPQVTYSADIEPFLSVLKESATKPVEVPVDPTQDIALLQYTGGTTGVAKGVMLTHANLIANAVQCQAVLYKLKMGKERILCVLPLFHVYGMTTVMNKGICIAAEIILVPKFDVKQIFEMIDKCKPTLFPGAPTMYIGLINHPDLKKHDLSSIDACVSGSAPLPIEVKLKFEELTGGKLVEGYGMTEASPVTHSNPIWEKGITGSIGMPWPDTDCRIVDTATGEEMPQGEVGELAVKGPQVMLGYWNRPEETAAVLRDGWFLTGDMGYMDENGYFYIVDRKKDMIIAGGFNIYPREVEEVLFEHPAIQEAAVIGVPDPYRGETVKAFVVFKDGQLASEDDLESHCRQRLAAYKIPRQYEIRTDLPKTMVGKVLRRQLQEEDKKKREAKEEIKTS, from the coding sequence ATGTCAAATGCCAAGCCTTGGATTGCCAATTACCCGCCCGAAACTGCGCCGTCATTGGATTACCCCCGTGTTCCTTTGACGCAATTTCTGGAGCAGTCTGCAGCTATGTATCCAGACAGTAACGCGATCTATTTCATGGGAAAAAGCATTACGTATCGAGAGCTTTTGCAGTTGTCATACCAATTTGCCAATGCATTGATCAAGCGCGGTGTAAAGAAAGGAGACCGCGTGGCGATTATGCTGCCGAATACTCCTCAAGCCGTCATCAGCTACTACGGTGCGCTTTTTGCAGGTGCCATCGTGGTCATGACCAACCCACTATATACCGAGCGAGAATTGATTCACCAAATGAACGATTCAGGCGCTGAGACCATCATCACACTGGATTTGTTGTACAAACGTGTTACCCAAGTCCGTGCATCTACCTCACTTCAACGAATCATCATCACAAGCATTGGTGATTTCCTTCCCTTATTGAAAAAATGGCTCTATCCGTTCGTTCAGAAGAAACAAGGACAAAATCCGCAGGTTACATACAGCGCAGATATTGAGCCTTTTCTTTCCGTATTAAAAGAAAGCGCTACCAAGCCTGTGGAAGTACCAGTCGATCCGACCCAGGACATCGCGCTCCTCCAATATACAGGAGGGACAACAGGTGTTGCCAAAGGCGTCATGCTGACGCACGCCAATCTCATTGCGAATGCAGTCCAGTGCCAAGCGGTCCTTTACAAGCTGAAAATGGGAAAGGAACGGATTTTGTGTGTGCTCCCGCTGTTCCACGTGTATGGAATGACTACCGTGATGAACAAAGGCATTTGTATCGCAGCAGAAATTATTCTCGTTCCTAAATTCGACGTGAAGCAAATATTTGAAATGATCGACAAGTGCAAGCCTACTCTTTTCCCAGGGGCACCCACCATGTATATCGGTCTCATCAACCACCCGGACTTGAAGAAGCATGATCTTTCTTCCATCGACGCATGCGTCAGTGGATCAGCTCCGTTGCCGATCGAAGTGAAGCTCAAATTTGAGGAGCTGACCGGCGGCAAGCTGGTCGAGGGTTATGGGATGACAGAAGCCTCTCCGGTAACCCATTCCAATCCTATTTGGGAAAAGGGCATTACGGGAAGCATCGGAATGCCGTGGCCAGACACGGATTGCCGAATTGTGGATACGGCTACAGGAGAAGAGATGCCCCAAGGAGAGGTCGGGGAGTTGGCCGTAAAAGGACCCCAAGTCATGCTCGGCTATTGGAATCGCCCAGAGGAAACCGCTGCCGTATTAAGGGATGGCTGGTTTTTGACGGGAGATATGGGCTATATGGACGAAAACGGCTATTTCTATATCGTCGATCGCAAAAAAGACATGATTATAGCCGGTGGCTTCAATATTTATCCGCGCGAAGTAGAAGAAGTGCTGTTTGAGCATCCCGCCATCCAGGAGGCAGCAGTCATCGGAGTCCCAGACCCGTACCGGGGTGAAACCGTCAAAGCATTCGTCGTTTTCAAGGATGGACAGCTCGCGAGTGAAGACGATCTGGAATCGCATTGCAGACAGAGACTCGCCGCCTATAAAATTCCAAGACAATACGAGATTCGTACAGATTTGCCCAAAACCATGGTCGGAAAGGTATTGCGTCGCCAATTACAAGAAGAAGACAAGAAGAAAAGGGAAGCCAAGGAAGAAATCAAAACGAGCTAG